The following are encoded together in the Geobacter sulfurreducens PCA genome:
- a CDS encoding selenium metabolism-associated LysR family transcriptional regulator, translating to MNLKQLEVFLAVAESGSFSRGAEATFLTQSTVSQHIAALESEVGVRLLDRTSRGALLTEGGKILLEHARKVVAGSREISKVMRRFRGLEEAELRIGGSTIPADYMIPAMLASFLGRHPGVQVTLLQGDSRDILDRIEREDAEVGIIGSRFDEEGFTFTPLGRDEIRLIAAPDHPLAGTGAVPLAELANHGFVFRELGSGTAKSVAEALAGAGLPAEKLHVRACLGSNEAVKQAVAAGLGLSFVSELSVRKELARGELVELPVEGLTIARTFYLVARTGRELSPPAVAFIGELTGTRLA from the coding sequence ATGAACCTCAAGCAGCTCGAAGTATTTCTGGCCGTCGCCGAGAGCGGCAGTTTCTCCCGTGGCGCCGAAGCCACCTTCCTTACCCAGTCCACCGTAAGCCAGCACATTGCCGCCCTGGAGAGCGAGGTGGGCGTGCGGCTCCTGGACCGGACGAGCCGAGGGGCGCTCCTCACCGAGGGGGGGAAAATCCTGCTGGAGCACGCCCGGAAAGTGGTGGCCGGCAGCCGCGAGATCAGCAAAGTCATGCGGCGGTTCCGGGGACTTGAGGAGGCGGAGTTGCGCATCGGCGGCAGCACCATTCCCGCCGACTACATGATTCCCGCCATGCTCGCCTCGTTCCTGGGCCGGCACCCCGGCGTCCAGGTGACGCTGCTCCAGGGGGACAGCCGCGACATCCTGGACCGGATCGAGCGGGAGGACGCGGAGGTGGGCATCATCGGCAGCCGTTTCGACGAGGAGGGGTTCACCTTCACCCCCCTCGGCCGGGACGAGATACGACTCATCGCCGCCCCGGACCATCCTCTGGCGGGCACCGGAGCCGTTCCTCTCGCCGAGCTGGCGAACCACGGCTTCGTCTTCCGCGAGCTGGGGTCGGGCACGGCCAAGAGCGTTGCCGAGGCGCTGGCGGGGGCGGGCCTGCCCGCCGAGAAGCTCCACGTCCGCGCCTGCCTGGGAAGCAACGAGGCGGTCAAGCAGGCCGTTGCGGCGGGACTCGGCCTGTCGTTCGTGTCGGAGCTGTCGGTGCGCAAGGAACTTGCCCGGGGCGAACTGGTCGAACTGCCGGTGGAGGGGCTGACCATTGCCCGGACCTTTTATCTCGTCGCCCGTACCGGCCGGGAACTCTCCCCCCCGGCAGTCGCCTTCATCGGCGAACTGACCGGAACCCGGCTCGCCTGA
- the yedF gene encoding sulfurtransferase-like selenium metabolism protein YedF, whose product MKTIDCRNMACPAPVVTTKRALEEAGGETVRVLVDAGAPRENVARFAANRGFRVAVEEADGGFAITIGSGEGAPSAPAENPARQGRTVMLITSDRLGDGPEDLGRLLMKSFIITLLDQESLPDRMMFLNSGVLLTTEGSEVLQALEQLGNRGVEVLSCGVCLDFFHCKEKLAAGTVTNMFTTAEALLTAGSVIRL is encoded by the coding sequence ATGAAAACGATCGATTGCAGGAATATGGCGTGCCCGGCTCCGGTGGTGACCACCAAGCGGGCACTGGAGGAGGCAGGCGGAGAGACCGTGCGGGTGCTCGTCGATGCGGGGGCGCCCCGCGAGAACGTGGCCCGCTTCGCCGCCAACCGGGGATTCAGGGTGGCTGTCGAGGAGGCGGACGGCGGCTTTGCCATCACCATCGGCAGCGGGGAGGGCGCCCCTTCGGCCCCGGCGGAGAACCCCGCGCGGCAGGGCCGGACGGTCATGCTCATCACCTCTGACCGCCTGGGCGACGGCCCCGAGGACCTCGGCCGGCTCCTGATGAAGAGCTTCATCATTACGCTGCTCGACCAGGAGAGTCTCCCTGACCGGATGATGTTCCTCAACTCGGGCGTGCTCCTCACCACCGAAGGGTCGGAGGTGCTTCAGGCGCTGGAGCAGCTGGGCAACCGGGGTGTAGAGGTCCTTTCTTGCGGCGTCTGTCTCGACTTTTTCCACTGCAAGGAGAAACTCGCGGCCGGAACGGTAACCAATATGTTCACCACGGCCGAGGCGCTGCTCACGGCCGGTTCCGTCATTCGCCTGTAA
- a CDS encoding nitroreductase: MELLEGILSRRSVRQFTDEPVSPAEVEDILRAGAWAPSGLNNQPWRFAVVRDREKLRSLAGLTRYRHIVEGAPVSIAVFCDRDAMYHETKDHQAIGACLQNMLLAAHALGLGAVWLGEILKSAGQVRDLLGLPPNLELMAVIAVGRPSGVPHHSDRKPLSELIVAEF; this comes from the coding sequence ATGGAACTGCTCGAGGGAATTCTTTCGCGCCGCAGCGTGCGGCAATTCACCGATGAACCGGTGAGCCCCGCAGAGGTGGAGGATATCCTCCGGGCCGGGGCATGGGCACCGTCCGGGCTCAACAATCAGCCGTGGCGGTTCGCCGTGGTCCGCGACCGGGAAAAGCTCCGGTCCCTGGCGGGGCTCACCCGCTACCGCCACATCGTGGAAGGAGCGCCGGTCAGCATTGCGGTGTTCTGCGACCGGGACGCCATGTACCACGAGACCAAGGACCATCAGGCCATCGGAGCCTGCCTCCAGAACATGCTGCTCGCGGCCCACGCCCTGGGGCTCGGGGCCGTGTGGCTGGGCGAGATACTGAAGAGCGCCGGTCAGGTGCGCGACCTGCTGGGGCTCCCTCCGAATCTGGAGCTCATGGCGGTGATCGCCGTGGGCCGTCCGTCCGGGGTCCCCCACCACTCGGACCGCAAGCCCCTGTCAGAGCTGATCGTCGCTGAATTCTGA
- a CDS encoding nitrite/sulfite reductase, protein MRFDPQQLRIDGVYAQRQPGTFMLRIKVPAGILSAEQAEAVADIADRFAGGLLHLTTRGSIELHGLTEDHLSSVWRGLAAVGLTSRGACGGAVRGVVCGSVTAAAWPLVQSLAHKLHLHFTRNPHFEALPKKFKIGVFTGDNEGRHLIQDLSLVHRENEADAPRYDVWAAGGLGREPSPAFLVEEAVAEDRIIPLVEAIVRVYKERAPKGKRLKHLVRDLGREDFLALVAERRGDQPLPLADSFSGELFPSVAAGGVCVEAPVFAGELTTGGLRSLAAVARDVAGGFMVLTGDQNVRFLLPESVRRQDALDAVAAAGFAADRPEQRVAFRICPGSHECAMGLAPTRDVARAVIGAMGDDAAALRWSISGCPNSCSQPQLARVGIVTAKSVKGEDGQRRPLFDLYRREDDGSLGVVVGSGLELEELVAAVRLER, encoded by the coding sequence ATGCGATTCGATCCGCAACAGCTCAGAATTGACGGCGTGTATGCCCAGCGACAACCCGGGACCTTCATGCTCCGGATAAAGGTGCCGGCGGGCATTCTTTCAGCGGAGCAGGCCGAGGCGGTGGCCGACATCGCCGACCGGTTCGCCGGCGGCCTGCTCCATCTTACCACCAGGGGAAGCATCGAGCTGCACGGCCTCACCGAGGATCACCTTTCATCGGTCTGGCGCGGCCTTGCCGCCGTGGGCCTCACCTCCCGCGGCGCCTGCGGCGGGGCGGTGCGCGGGGTGGTCTGCGGCTCGGTCACCGCCGCGGCCTGGCCCCTGGTCCAGTCACTGGCCCACAAGCTCCATCTGCACTTTACCCGCAATCCCCATTTCGAGGCGCTGCCTAAAAAATTCAAGATCGGCGTTTTTACCGGCGATAACGAGGGGCGGCACCTGATCCAGGACCTGTCGCTCGTGCACCGGGAGAACGAGGCCGATGCACCGCGCTACGATGTCTGGGCAGCCGGCGGCCTCGGCCGGGAACCCTCGCCGGCATTCCTGGTGGAGGAGGCGGTGGCCGAGGATCGGATCATCCCCCTGGTGGAGGCCATTGTCCGGGTCTACAAGGAGCGTGCGCCCAAGGGAAAGCGTCTCAAGCATCTGGTCCGCGACCTGGGCCGCGAGGACTTCCTCGCCTTGGTGGCGGAGCGCCGGGGAGACCAGCCTCTGCCCCTGGCCGACTCCTTCAGCGGCGAGCTGTTCCCGTCCGTCGCCGCCGGCGGCGTCTGCGTGGAGGCACCGGTCTTTGCCGGCGAACTGACAACGGGCGGCCTGCGGTCCTTGGCCGCCGTGGCCCGTGACGTTGCCGGCGGCTTCATGGTGCTCACCGGTGATCAGAACGTGCGCTTCCTCCTGCCCGAATCCGTGCGCCGTCAGGATGCCCTCGACGCCGTGGCCGCCGCCGGATTCGCTGCGGACCGTCCCGAACAGCGGGTAGCCTTCCGCATCTGCCCCGGCAGCCACGAATGCGCCATGGGACTCGCGCCGACCAGGGACGTGGCCCGGGCTGTTATCGGCGCCATGGGTGACGATGCCGCGGCGCTCCGGTGGTCCATATCCGGCTGCCCCAACTCCTGCTCCCAGCCCCAGCTTGCCCGGGTGGGGATCGTCACCGCCAAGAGCGTCAAGGGAGAGGACGGACAACGCCGCCCCCTCTTCGACCTCTATCGCCGCGAGGATGACGGCAGCCTTGGTGTTGTGGTCGGGAGCGGACTCGAACTGGAAGAACTCGTGGCGGCCGTGCGTCTCGAACGCTGA
- a CDS encoding sigma-54-dependent transcriptional regulator — protein sequence MEKILIIDDEAFIRENVERILTDDGYQVLCAASGTEAREIVADEDVDLVLLDLNLGTEDGIEVLKELKLLDPELLVIIITGFGSVESAVDALKLGAFHYMKKPFKADALRVIVKLALQTQTLRREVRNLRKGDLTLFENVPLVGAGEGLKEIIRQVKEVARFPLSTVLITGESGTGKELVARTIHHLSDRREAPFVAINCASMPVSLLESELFGHEKGAFTDASQRKPGLFEEAHKGTIFLDEIGEMDVSIQAKLLRVLEDRKIRRVGGTRNIDIDVRVIAATNRNLRDAIREGNFREDLYYRLNVFPIHIPPLRERKEDIPVLAKFYLDRYGRTFNRSFQIISAEALRLLETHPWPGNIREMKNVIERICIMHDGPELTPNHLPPEIKQTEGSVAPPATDVSADLAQGLEAATDRYEKQLIAAALAMTGNNVLQAAQILKIPRGTLRYKMTRHGLHGGGSDGG from the coding sequence ATGGAAAAGATTCTCATCATAGACGACGAGGCGTTCATCCGCGAAAACGTGGAGCGGATCCTCACCGACGACGGCTATCAGGTTCTCTGCGCCGCCTCCGGCACGGAGGCCCGCGAGATCGTTGCCGACGAGGACGTTGACCTGGTCCTGCTGGACCTGAACCTGGGCACCGAGGACGGCATCGAGGTCCTCAAGGAGCTGAAACTCCTGGACCCGGAGCTCCTCGTCATCATCATAACCGGCTTCGGCTCGGTGGAGAGCGCCGTGGACGCCCTGAAGCTGGGCGCGTTCCACTACATGAAGAAACCCTTCAAGGCGGACGCCCTGCGGGTCATCGTGAAACTGGCGCTCCAGACCCAGACCCTGCGGCGCGAGGTCCGCAATCTCCGCAAGGGGGATCTGACCCTGTTCGAAAATGTCCCCCTGGTGGGGGCCGGCGAGGGGCTGAAGGAGATCATCCGCCAGGTCAAGGAGGTGGCCCGCTTTCCCCTCTCCACGGTCCTCATCACCGGCGAGTCGGGCACCGGCAAGGAACTGGTGGCGCGCACCATTCACCACCTTTCGGACCGGCGCGAGGCCCCCTTCGTCGCCATCAACTGCGCCTCCATGCCGGTTTCGCTGCTGGAAAGCGAACTCTTCGGCCACGAGAAGGGGGCGTTCACCGATGCCAGCCAGCGCAAGCCGGGCCTTTTTGAAGAAGCCCACAAGGGGACCATCTTTCTGGACGAGATCGGCGAGATGGATGTCTCCATCCAGGCCAAGCTGCTGCGGGTGCTGGAAGACCGGAAGATCAGGCGGGTCGGCGGAACGCGGAACATCGACATCGACGTGCGGGTGATCGCCGCCACCAACCGCAACCTGCGCGACGCCATCCGCGAAGGGAACTTCAGGGAAGACCTCTACTATCGTCTCAACGTGTTCCCCATCCACATCCCGCCGCTGCGGGAGCGGAAAGAGGATATCCCGGTCCTGGCGAAATTCTACCTGGACCGTTACGGCCGCACCTTCAACCGCAGCTTCCAGATCATCTCGGCCGAGGCCCTGCGGCTGCTGGAAACGCACCCCTGGCCCGGCAACATCCGCGAGATGAAAAACGTCATCGAGCGGATCTGCATCATGCACGACGGCCCGGAACTGACCCCGAACCACCTTCCGCCCGAAATCAAGCAGACCGAGGGGAGCGTTGCCCCGCCGGCCACGGATGTAAGCGCGGATCTGGCCCAGGGGCTCGAAGCGGCCACCGACCGCTACGAAAAGCAGCTCATCGCTGCGGCCCTGGCCATGACCGGCAACAACGTGCTGCAGGCGGCCCAGATTCTCAAGATTCCGCGCGGAACGCTACGCTACAAGATGACACGGCACGGATTGCACGGGGGGGGGAGCGACGGGGGATAG
- a CDS encoding DUF6600 domain-containing protein, translated as MGIVSRAAALCAIVILWVASVVGAAELGTARLSLVAGDVQILTEDTNEWVAAAVNTPLAEGDRLWSPDGSRAEIQVRGGVQVRVDARTALDIVDLGRESFQLSLAEGRAYLTNRKGGVDRIRVDTPYASTGIYDNSIVMVDATSGGTAVVAVIKGYAVVETRQGTTRVSAGSELRLRADEQAEIAPIGSPDEWETWNRKRDRLLADAAESLRYVPDELDDYAADLDANGRWLYAREYGYVWSPRVSAAVDWAPYRLGRWTWVRGSYVWISYEPWGWAPYHYGRWVFVSRVGWCWVPPSRGAAYWGPGYVGWVYSSDTVAWVPLAPGEIYYGIGFYGPFSVDITNVAVNPVVVRTYRHIHVRNAVTIIDRDTFITGRRGRSIARENPFISARVEVGPPAIRPARETRRPIDKRIAPERQPPERIRKLKPEEVRRDRRTVPGDAGSVFSPGRQADEMRVKRRETPHRQEAAPAPSGSRQGGKGAGLPSGRERTPEGKGRNAPPPPVPRAVPGKAPSPPPRPDDAVRQPRVQQRSPQVKTPAPDTRKQMPEVKKQVPEMKRQAPAPEEQTPQVKPAPPAGAGGQGREISNRPAPRPEQAREPELQRPARERRDEGQGKDRKKYGRDDRE; from the coding sequence ATGGGAATCGTGAGTCGCGCAGCAGCGTTGTGCGCCATTGTGATCCTCTGGGTCGCGTCGGTTGTCGGCGCGGCCGAGCTTGGTACTGCCCGGCTTTCGCTGGTGGCGGGAGACGTGCAGATACTCACCGAGGACACCAATGAGTGGGTAGCGGCGGCGGTCAATACGCCGCTGGCCGAAGGAGACCGGCTCTGGTCGCCGGACGGGAGCCGGGCGGAGATCCAGGTGCGGGGAGGAGTCCAGGTGCGGGTCGATGCCCGGACCGCCCTCGACATCGTCGACCTGGGCCGGGAATCGTTCCAGCTCAGCCTGGCCGAAGGACGGGCCTATCTCACCAATCGCAAGGGCGGGGTCGACCGCATCCGGGTCGACACCCCCTACGCCTCGACCGGCATTTACGACAACTCCATCGTCATGGTTGACGCCACGAGCGGAGGGACCGCGGTCGTGGCAGTGATCAAGGGCTATGCCGTGGTGGAGACCCGCCAGGGCACGACACGCGTCTCCGCCGGCAGCGAGCTGCGGCTGAGGGCCGACGAGCAGGCGGAGATCGCCCCGATCGGCTCGCCCGACGAGTGGGAAACCTGGAACCGGAAGCGGGACCGGCTGCTGGCCGATGCGGCTGAAAGCCTCCGTTACGTTCCCGACGAACTGGACGACTACGCGGCTGACCTGGACGCCAACGGCCGGTGGCTCTACGCGAGGGAGTACGGCTACGTCTGGTCGCCCCGGGTCTCAGCCGCCGTGGACTGGGCCCCCTATCGGCTGGGGCGGTGGACGTGGGTGCGTGGCTCCTACGTCTGGATCTCCTATGAGCCCTGGGGGTGGGCACCCTACCATTACGGGCGGTGGGTATTCGTGTCCCGGGTCGGCTGGTGCTGGGTGCCTCCCTCCCGTGGCGCCGCCTACTGGGGGCCTGGGTACGTGGGGTGGGTGTACAGCTCGGACACCGTGGCCTGGGTCCCGCTGGCGCCAGGGGAGATTTACTACGGCATCGGCTTTTACGGCCCCTTCAGCGTTGATATCACGAACGTGGCGGTGAATCCGGTAGTGGTCCGCACATACCGCCACATTCACGTCCGCAACGCCGTCACCATCATCGACCGGGACACATTCATCACGGGGAGGAGAGGGCGTTCGATTGCGCGGGAGAACCCGTTCATCTCCGCCAGAGTCGAGGTCGGTCCCCCGGCCATCAGGCCCGCCCGGGAAACCCGGCGCCCCATCGACAAGCGGATAGCACCCGAACGGCAGCCGCCGGAGCGCATCAGGAAGCTGAAACCGGAGGAGGTACGGCGCGACCGCCGCACGGTTCCCGGCGACGCCGGATCGGTCTTCAGCCCCGGCCGCCAGGCCGACGAAATGCGGGTCAAGCGCCGCGAAACGCCGCATCGCCAGGAAGCCGCGCCGGCGCCGTCCGGCAGTCGGCAGGGCGGAAAAGGTGCCGGGCTTCCCTCCGGTCGCGAACGGACACCAGAAGGGAAGGGACGCAACGCTCCCCCGCCCCCGGTACCGCGCGCCGTTCCCGGCAAGGCGCCGTCCCCCCCGCCACGCCCGGATGATGCGGTGCGTCAGCCCCGCGTCCAGCAACGGTCGCCCCAGGTGAAGACGCCCGCCCCCGACACAAGGAAGCAGATGCCGGAGGTAAAGAAGCAGGTGCCGGAGATGAAAAGGCAGGCCCCCGCCCCCGAGGAGCAGACACCGCAGGTAAAGCCGGCGCCCCCCGCCGGTGCCGGCGGCCAGGGGCGGGAAATCTCGAATCGTCCCGCACCCCGCCCGGAACAGGCCCGCGAGCCCGAACTCCAGCGTCCGGCCCGGGAGCGGCGGGACGAGGGACAGGGAAAGGATCGAAAAAAGTACGGCAGAGATGATCGGGAATAG